The Pan paniscus chromosome 23, NHGRI_mPanPan1-v2.0_pri, whole genome shotgun sequence genome includes the window TCGGGCAGGAGCACCCCCCAGACTCCCCGTGCCCGCAGCCCTGCAGCACCCCGGCTTTCCCGGGTCTCCAGCCCCAGTCCAGAGTTGGGCACCACACCGGCCAGCATCTTCCGCACACCCCTGCAGCTCGACccgcagcaggagcagcagctgtTCCGGCGCCTGGAAGAGGAGTTCCTGGCCAATGCCCGGGCCCTTGAGGCTGTTGCTAGCGTGACCCCCACTGGACCAGCCCCTGACTCAGCTCGGGCCCCCGACCCTCCAGCTCCTGACTCTGCCTATTGTTCCTCCAGTTCCTCCTCTTCGTCCCTCAGCGTCCTGGGTGGCAAATGTGGCCAACCTGGGGACTCTGGCCGGACGGCCAATGGGCTGCCTGGGCCCCGAAGCCAAGCCCTTTCCAGCTCCTCCGATGAAGGCAGCCCCTGCCCTGGCATGGGGGGGCCACTAGATGCACCTGGGAGCCCCCTGGCTGGCACTGAACCCTCGAGGACCTGGGCACGGGGTCGGATGGACACACAGCCAGACCGTAAACCCTCACGTATCCCCACGCCTCGGGGCCCCCGCCGCCCCTCCGGACCCGCAGAGCTGGGGACATGGCATGCCCTGCACTCAGTCACCCCGAGGGCTGAGCCAGATTCCTGGATGTGATGGACCAGCTCAGCTGTCCCCAGACCCCatcccttctccttttcctttgtgGCCTTAACCCTTCTGCATCAGGGAGCcccctctgcctcttgagtaccAGACCTCATGGGACCAGACCCCTTGGGACCACATGGCACAATGGGACCTCTGTTGTACATTCCGGTTGGGGGATGAGCGTTGCTATTTAATTACTAATATTATTGAATGCCTTAGAGGAGGCCGGGCGAGCCCGGTGTTCTGAAGACCTGTGGCCCAGCAGAGCCTCTGACAGTAAAGTTTTGCTCCAGCCACCTGTCTGTTTCTTGGGGACTCCACCTTGGGGCCATTCAGACCCTTTCGAGGACCCTGGAGTTAACTGCCTGGAGGCCAAGCCTGGCAACTCTGACCTCTAGGCTTAAGGCGTTATCCCGCCCAGCCCAGAAATCCCAGGTGCACtcaaattattttcccttttattatCCCGCGGTAGGTGTGGCATAAAGAATATGTCCAGTGAAGCTCCAGGAGCAGGCTGCGTGTTTCCAGTCAAATTCATAGCCAAGTCCTTTCCATTCAATGGGATTGTGACCCATTGAGGTCCCAGAAAGGACTGGTCATCTCCAATGGAGCTTGGGACCTGGTTGGGTCCAATGAGTTTCAAAAAGGGGCCAGTCGCTTAGGAGACTGGGTTGGAGCTTTCCTCATCCAATCAGGGCGGAGACTGCCCTGTCCAGTCCCAGTGAAGTTGGGCGATCCCGTCCAATCCAGGTCCCTGATTGTCCCAGTCACAAGGTGGGGCCCATGGATGGCATTGTCCGATCGGGTCACATGAGGCTGCAGCGCGCGGGATGCAGCGCCCCCTGCAGGCGCAGGGCCGGGTGTGCAGGGCGCGCGCGCACCAGAGCGCAGCGCAGCAGCTCGCGGAAGAGACGCAGCACGTGCCAGTTGTACTTGGCGGAGCACTCGAGGTAGCCGCAGCGCCAGCCCCTGCGCACTAGGGCGGCCAGCGCGCGCCGCGGTCCGAAGCGCAGCCGCTGCCTGTCCCGCTTGTTGCCTACCACGAGGATGGGCGCTTCGGGCGCGCCCGCCGGCCTGGGGGCCGAATGGAGATGAGAGACGCGGGGACCCCACGGCCGGAGAATTTCCCCAGTGGGTATACACACGCAGGCGCATTCCCTTCCTACGGCCAGAGACACCGCCCCCCCCGCCGCCCCAACGAAACCCCAGGCCCATGTGGGCCAAAGAGCACATACAGCTTAAGACCTTCCCACGGGCGAAGGCCTAAGACCCGGCCCACGACGTTGGGAGACCCTACACACTCTCCTCAGGCAAAGGCCCTGCCAGACCTGTCCTAGCTCCCCACCGCCAGAACTGCCGGGCCCCTACCTGGTCTCCGCGATGCGCTGCCGCAGGGCCTTCACGTAGTCGAAACTGTCCGGGCTGCAGATGTCGTAGACGAGCACGAAGGCGTCCGTGTCCTGCAAGCTCCAGTCCTTAGCGTCTGGCCACTCCTGGGGACAGGAGGCCGGGGTTTGCGGAAgcctcctttccactcttccgCTCTCGAACCCTCTGCAGGGGCCTGGACGCTAATCCTCAGGCCAACATCACCCCCATACAGACCTCTGTGCCCCTCCCCCAAGCTTTCCGGGCCGTCTCCTCATGACCACCAGGGTAAAATTTTCCAAATCGTGCCTGGAGCCTGTCAGCCAGCCTCCTTCATCCTTGGTCTCCCCTCTGTTTACCCCGAATCTTCCTCTTCAGCTTTCCCCAACTCGGCTCAGGCCGCTCTCCTCCCTAGATGCTCTCGGTGCTTACCACTGCCTCTAAGACTAATTCCAAAGCCCTTGGCCCGAGCCCCGTGGTCCACCACGCCCCCAGATTGTCAGCTGTAACCGTTTATGACCGTAGCGTAAGCACCTGCTGGTCTTTCCACCTGGTATGTTTTTGCCGCTTCCTTTACTCAGAACTTCACTCAGTCTTCCAGGTTCAGCTCAAATGCCACTCCCTCCAGGAAGCCCTGCTTAATCCTGCCTGCTCTTTCCTCTTCACTGCTCTAGGGTCGGAGGTCTGTCCTTTACTTTGCACAAATTACTAAACGAGTCTTCGCTCCAGGGGACAAAAATGATAGGGCAGAGAACGAACCCCTCCACCAGCCCGCGTAGAAAGTACACCCCTGCTCCTGACCCCAGTCTCTCCCATTGTAGCTCTGCTCAAGGCCCCAAACACAAAACGCCACACTCTCGGGAAGGCACCGCTATGCACCATCACGAGCTGCTCCACACCCCCAGCCGAGGCAGGCAAAGGTGGAGGCGCTCACAGGAGCAAGGGAACGCCCCTGGGCAAAATCGCCcggcctccagcctgggcttggGCGTCTCCAGGTAAGCAGGAAGGGCTGAAACGCAAGTATCCCAGGACGCACACACATCCCTCCATCCCGGAGCACAGCCAGGCGCCCGAGGCCTCCACGCGGACACGCACGTGTGCACCGAGCACGCACACCCCTCACACTGTCACACGCCCCTGCCCGCTCCTCGAGCCGCTACCTCCGGACTCCCGGGGCTCGAGCCGGGGCCAGCGACGTCGCCGTCGCGGATGCTCAAGTCGTAGACGGCGCCGTCGAGCAGCACCGCGGGTCGGTAGAGGCGCGGCCCGTCCGTGGGCCGGTGGCGCTCGGGGTAGTCACCGAACAGGAACTGGCGGATGATGGCCGTCTTGCCCACGCCCGGGGCGCCTAGAACGGCCACCCGCAGGCTACCCCCCATGGCCGGCCGGCGCTGCCGCTCCCCGCGCTGGAAAGCCTCATGGGCCGGCGCCGCACCGTGCGCCCCCAGGCCGTGCGCCCCGCGCGCCCTGCCCGGTGCGCCACGGCCCCGCCGCGCTTCTCGTCGCCCCTCGGAGCACCGAGACCGGAGAGGGCAGGCCCGAGGCAGGAGCTGGCGGCGGGAGGGCAGACAGACAGCGGAGTGGGCAGACAGGTGGCGGGCGCGCGAGCGGCTCGGGCGGGTGCCGAAGCTCGAGAGAGAGCAGAGCCGGA containing:
- the RASL10A gene encoding ras-like protein family member 10A → MGGSLRVAVLGAPGVGKTAIIRQFLFGDYPERHRPTDGPRLYRPAVLLDGAVYDLSIRDGDVAGPGSSPGSPEEWPDAKDWSLQDTDAFVLVYDICSPDSFDYVKALRQRIAETRPAGAPEAPILVVGNKRDRQRLRFGPRRALAALVRRGWRCGYLECSAKYNWHVLRLFRELLRCALVRARPAHPALRLQGALHPARCSLM